In Oncorhynchus masou masou isolate Uvic2021 chromosome 10, UVic_Omas_1.1, whole genome shotgun sequence, a single genomic region encodes these proteins:
- the stat1b gene encoding signal transducer and activator of transcription 1b: MAQWFQLQQLDSKYLEQVDQLYDDTFPMEIRQYLSAWIESHDWDMVATSDSLAAVRFHDLLAQLDVQYSRFTLENNFLLQHNIRKIKRNLQDHFQEDPLQMAMIICNCLKEEKKILASIIKKEDNVGSTPNNMVLEKQKELDNNVKVLRNRVQVSEHEIKSLEDLQDEHDFKKKTLQSRVEQEVIGMAQSQAVWKEIREEEIVIKKMFIKLNITREVVVNQISDILCLAEQIQFNLVTVEVPEWKHRQQIACIGGPPNACLDQLQIWFTAVAEGLQQVRQQLKMLQELEQKYTYENDPVTQGKSALEERALALFKYLIVNSIVVERQPCMPTHPQRPMVLKTGVQFTVKIRLLVKLQEFNYQLKVKAVFDKNVTEKSTVRGVRKFNILGTNTKVMNMEESNGSLAAEFRHLQLKEQKVTGNRSNEGPLIVTEELHSISFETQLCQPGLQVELETMSLPIVVISNISQLPSAWASVLWYNMLTCESKNLSFFLSPPQATWSQLSNVLSWQFSSITKRGLNDEQLSMLRDKLLGGEAAGNPNGLIPWTKFCKNVNEKSFPFWLWIEGILDLIKRHLLCLWNDGCIMGFVSKEREKALLKDKEPGTFLLRFSESSREGAITFTWVEGSNNDVHFHAVEPYTKKELAAVSFPDILRNYKVMAAENIPENPLLYLYPNIPKKSAFTRYYSRPTEAAEPMELESASEDGYIKTELISVSEVHPSRLQDAMLPMSPEVYGELTRIINPDEIENVMCTPFPN; this comes from the exons ATGGCCCAGTGGTTCCAGCTGCAGCAGCTAGACTCCAAGTACCTGGAGCAGGTGGACCAGCTGTATGATGATACTTTCCCTATGGAGATCCGCCAGTACCTCAGTGCCTGGATAGAGAGCCATGACTG GGACATGGTGGCCACCAGCGATTCTCTTGCAGCGGTCCGTTTCCATGACCTCCTGGCCCAGTTGGATGTTCAGTACAGCCGCTTCACCCTGGAGAACAACTTCCTGTTGCAACACAATATACGCAAGATTAAACGCAACCTACAG GACCACTTCCAGGAAGACCCTTTGCAGATGGCCATGATAATCTGTAATTGTctgaaagaggagaagaagataCTGGCCTCCATCATCAAAAAAGAG GATAATGTGGGGTCCACACCAAACAACATGGTGTTGGAGAAACAGAAGGAGCTGGACAACAACGTTAAAGTCCTGAGGAACCGAGTTCAG GTTTCAGAGCATGAGATTAAGTCACTGGAGGACCTACAGGATGAACACGACTTCAAGAAGAAGACACTGCAGAGCCGAG TGGAACAAGAGGTGATTGGGATGGCACAGTCACAGGCGGTATGGAAAGAGATCCGCGAAGAGGAGATTGTAATCAAAAAGATGTTCATCAAACTCaacataaccagagag GTGGTGGTGAATCAGATTTCTGACATCTTGTGCTTGGCCGAGCAGATCCAGTTCAACCTGGTGACAGTGGAGGTACCTGAGTGGAAGCACAGACAGCAGATAGCTTGCATCGGTGGTCCGCCTAACGCCTGTTTGGACCAGCTACAAATCTG GTTCACTGCTGTGGCAGAGGGCTTACAGCAGGTGCGTCAGCAGCTGAAGATGCTCCAGGAGCTAGAACAGAAGTACACGTACGAGAATGACCCCGTCACTCAGGGGAAAAGCGCTCTGGAGGAACGCGCTCTCGCCCTGTTCAAGTACCTCATTGTCAA TTCTATCGTGGTGGAGAGACAGCCCTGTATGCCCACTCACCCTCAAAGACCCATGGTGCTGAAGACTGGGGTGCAGTTCACTGTCAAAATCAG ACTCCTGGTGAAGCTCCAGGAGTTCAACTACCAGCTCAAAGTCAAAGCTGTGTTTGACAA GAACGTCACTGAGAAGAGCACAGTGAGAGG GGTCCGGAAATTCAACATCTTGGGAACCAACACTAAGGTTATGAACATGGAGGAGTCCAATGGAAGCTTGGCAGCAGAATTCAGACACCTG CAACTAAAGGAACAGAAAGTTACAGGCAACAGATCAAATGAG GGTCCTCTCATAGTGACGGAGGAGCTCCACTCTATTAGCTTTGAGACTCAACTCTGTCAGCCAGGACTCCAGGTCGAACTAGAG acaaTGTCCCTGCCCATTGTGGTCATCTCCAACATTAGCCAGCTGCCCAGTGCCTGGGCCTCTGTCTTGTGGTACAACATGCTGACCTGTGAGTCCAAG aatctgtcgttcttcctGAGCCCTCCTCAGGCCACCTGGAGCCAGTTGTCAAACGTGCTGAGCTGGCAGTTCTCCTCCATAACCAAGCGAGGCCTCAACGACGAGCAGCTGAGCATGCTGAGAGACAAGCTCTTGG GTGGAGAAGCAGCCGGAAACCCTAATGGACTCATCCCCTGGACCAAGTTCTGCAAG AATGTGAATGAGAAGAGCTTTCCCTTCTGGCTGTGGATCGAGGGAATACTGGACCTGATCAAGAGACACCTGCTGTGTCTGTGGAATGATGG GTGTATCATGGGCTTTGTtagtaaggagagagagaaggccctgCTGAAGGACAAGGAGCCTGGAACTTTCCTGCTGCGCTTCAGTGAGAGCAGCCGCGAGGGAGCCATTACCTTCACCTGGGTGGAGGGCTCCaataatg atGTCCATTTCCACGCGGTGGAGCCCTACACTAAGAAGGAGCTGGCCGCCGTCTCTTTTCCTGACATCCTCCGCAACTACAAGGTGATGGCTGCCGAGAACATCCCTGAGAACCCTCTGCTCTACCTCTACCCCAACATCCCCAAAAAGAGCGCCTTCACACGCTACTACAGCCGCCCCACAGAAG CTGCTGAGCCAATGGAGTTGGAGAGTGCCTCTGAGGATGGCTACATTAAGACGGAGCTCATCTCTGTGTCTGAAGT CCACCCCTCCAGACTACAGGACGCCATGCTGCCCATGAGTCCCGAAGTGTATGGAGAGCTGACCAGGATTATTAACCCTGATGAGATTGAAAATGTG